A window of the Pyrodictium abyssi genome harbors these coding sequences:
- a CDS encoding nucleotidyltransferase domain-containing protein, with product MKRLLEEKPLPRSMPPRARLETARLIASELSRHREILLALIYGGFTRHRLFRDIDVAVYTAGRISYHDEPYYTYTLSLLLSKLAGAPVDVKLLDYAPPGFRAAVLSKGQPLFTRRPGLRWSLLLRAKDELRGLQRHAQNKPRAPGPPTPSTPG from the coding sequence TTGAAGAGGCTGCTAGAGGAGAAGCCGCTACCACGCAGTATGCCCCCTAGAGCCAGGCTAGAGACCGCCAGGCTGATAGCATCGGAGCTCAGCAGGCACAGGGAGATACTCCTAGCACTAATATACGGGGGGTTCACGCGCCACAGGCTATTCCGGGACATAGACGTAGCAGTCTACACGGCAGGCAGGATAAGCTACCACGACGAGCCATACTACACCTACACGCTCAGCCTACTCCTCTCCAAGCTCGCCGGCGCCCCGGTGGACGTAAAGCTACTCGACTACGCCCCACCGGGCTTCCGCGCAGCAGTGCTCAGCAAAGGCCAGCCCCTCTTCACGCGGCGGCCAGGGCTCCGCTGGAGCCTCCTCCTCCGCGCCAAAGACGAGCTAAGAGGCCTCCAGAGACACGCCCAGAACAAGCCCCGGGCCCCGGGACCGCCTACCCCTAGCACCCCCGGCTAG
- the hepT gene encoding type VII toxin-antitoxin system HepT family RNase toxin codes for MGVCGSLGSRLSPEEVEAIRRYLADAREALDQLRFLAGLPAEEVARDKTLRYSLRYAIILLVEASVDAAVALLEKLFEQPPSSYRESFLRLIEAGVIPARVGEEMARLAALRNAIIHRYWFIDDLRALNEAARGGIKAVEEFLHRLEECIEEAARGEAATTQYAP; via the coding sequence ATGGGTGTGTGCGGCAGCCTTGGGTCTAGGCTTTCCCCGGAGGAGGTGGAGGCGATACGCCGCTACCTAGCCGACGCGCGGGAGGCGCTTGACCAGCTAAGGTTCCTAGCTGGGCTGCCGGCCGAGGAGGTGGCCAGGGACAAGACGCTGAGATACTCGCTCCGCTACGCCATAATACTCCTCGTCGAGGCCTCTGTAGACGCCGCGGTAGCGCTTCTAGAGAAGCTGTTCGAGCAGCCTCCCTCATCCTACCGCGAGTCCTTCCTGAGGCTCATCGAGGCGGGGGTCATACCCGCCCGTGTAGGCGAGGAGATGGCCAGGCTAGCAGCGCTACGCAACGCGATAATCCACCGCTACTGGTTCATAGACGACCTGAGGGCCCTCAACGAGGCAGCTAGGGGAGGCATAAAAGCCGTAGAGGAGTTCCTCCACAGACTGGAGGAGTGCATTGAAGAGGCTGCTAGAGGAGAAGCCGCTACCACGCAGTATGCCCCCTAG
- a CDS encoding AbrB/MazE/SpoVT family DNA-binding domain-containing protein: MRVFSGGFARGWLCAAACSGEYEVRVDRRGRLVLPAEVRRLLGLENGGRLVLRVRGGWVELVPPGGRGPGGAGRVVEGAGSG, translated from the coding sequence GTGAGGGTCTTCTCTGGAGGATTCGCCCGGGGGTGGCTCTGTGCCGCGGCTTGCTCCGGGGAGTACGAGGTCCGGGTGGACCGGCGTGGGAGGCTAGTCCTCCCGGCTGAGGTGCGCCGGCTACTAGGCCTAGAGAACGGTGGGCGGCTGGTCCTGCGGGTCCGGGGTGGCTGGGTGGAGCTTGTGCCCCCGGGGGGCCGGGGACCTGGGGGAGCGGGCCGCGTGGTGGAGGGAGCGGGCTCTGGCTGA